One part of the Streptomyces nigra genome encodes these proteins:
- a CDS encoding universal stress protein gives MAVVVWIVEGTWPACVDAARRHTSEGDGIVLLHVTGDDVAEAAHSAFAGLLGRGHPERDPGTRVEHLAAASAEGLLGAAAERLGRPCTRTERTGRVEREVVAAAEGADLLVLARDGDRSRLGPHSLGPASRFVVDHAPCPLLLVWPEPAPGLTTMPGAPPH, from the coding sequence CTGCGTGGACGCCGCGCGCCGGCACACGTCCGAGGGCGACGGGATCGTCCTGCTGCACGTCACCGGGGACGACGTGGCCGAGGCCGCGCACAGCGCGTTCGCCGGGCTGCTGGGCCGCGGCCATCCCGAACGCGACCCCGGCACCCGGGTCGAGCACCTCGCCGCAGCCTCCGCCGAGGGCCTGCTCGGCGCGGCCGCCGAACGGCTCGGCCGGCCCTGCACCCGCACCGAGCGCACCGGCCGCGTCGAACGCGAGGTCGTCGCCGCCGCGGAGGGCGCCGACCTGCTCGTCCTGGCCCGCGACGGCGACCGCAGCCGGCTCGGGCCCCACAGCCTGGGCCCCGCCAGCCGCTTCGTCGTCGACCACGCCCCATGCCCGCTGCTGCTGGTCTGGCCGGAGCCGGCACCGGGGCTCACGACGATGCCGGGGGCGCCGCCGCACTGA
- a CDS encoding tellurite resistance TerB family protein, with protein sequence MAMWDRIKDQAKGLQQAQGRGSGGHGRPGSGSGGSKAQLVSALKSQLTSLKTELKSGAYRDASMAMCALVAAADGHVDPAERQHVESLILNNDVLQNFPSEQLRQRFNKHVDQMAANFQQGKADALQEIAKAAKKPTEARAVVQTGFVVAGADGYVAPAEEQVLREACGVLNLSPQEFGL encoded by the coding sequence ATGGCGATGTGGGACCGGATCAAGGACCAGGCCAAGGGATTGCAGCAGGCCCAGGGCCGCGGCTCCGGCGGGCACGGACGCCCGGGCTCGGGGTCCGGGGGTTCGAAGGCGCAGCTGGTGAGCGCGCTGAAGTCCCAGCTGACCTCGCTGAAGACGGAGTTGAAGAGCGGCGCGTACAGAGACGCGAGCATGGCCATGTGCGCCCTGGTGGCCGCCGCCGACGGGCACGTCGACCCGGCCGAGCGGCAGCATGTGGAGTCGCTGATCCTGAACAACGACGTGCTGCAGAACTTCCCGTCGGAGCAGCTCCGTCAGCGCTTCAACAAGCATGTGGACCAGATGGCCGCCAACTTCCAGCAGGGCAAGGCCGACGCGCTCCAGGAGATCGCCAAGGCCGCGAAGAAGCCCACGGAGGCCCGTGCCGTCGTGCAGACCGGGTTCGTCGTGGCCGGCGCTGACGGCTATGTGGCCCCGGCCGAGGAGCAGGTGCTGCGCGAGGCGTGCGGCGTGCTCAACCTGTCGCCGCAGGAGTTCGGTCTCTGA
- a CDS encoding DUF4287 domain-containing protein, whose protein sequence is MSAPVKGPASYFPSIEKKYGRPVEHWKDLIRTSPLTRHMELVGWLKTEHGLGHGHANALVAHTLAERSDG, encoded by the coding sequence ATGAGCGCACCGGTGAAGGGCCCCGCCTCCTACTTCCCCTCGATCGAGAAGAAGTACGGCCGCCCGGTCGAGCACTGGAAGGACCTCATCCGCACCTCGCCGCTGACCCGGCACATGGAGCTGGTCGGCTGGCTCAAGACCGAGCACGGCCTCGGGCACGGCCACGCCAACGCGCTCGTCGCCCACACGCTGGCCGAGCGGTCCGACGGCTGA
- a CDS encoding GYD domain-containing protein, translating to MPKFLIQATYTPEGTKGLLKEGASSRRTAVEQAVASLGGTVETMYFAFGEHDIVVVVDFPDPVAMAAVSLRVKASGALRTQATPLLSLDEIDEATRRQVSFRAPGA from the coding sequence ATGCCGAAGTTCCTCATCCAGGCCACCTACACCCCCGAGGGCACCAAGGGGCTGCTCAAGGAGGGTGCGAGCAGCCGCCGTACGGCGGTCGAGCAGGCCGTGGCGAGCCTCGGCGGGACGGTCGAGACGATGTACTTCGCCTTCGGCGAGCACGACATCGTCGTCGTCGTCGACTTCCCCGACCCGGTCGCGATGGCCGCCGTCAGCCTCCGGGTGAAGGCCAGCGGCGCCCTGCGCACCCAGGCCACCCCCCTGCTGAGCCTGGACGAGATCGACGAGGCGACCCGCCGCCAGGTGTCCTTCCGGGCACCCGGCGCGTAG